The following DNA comes from Maylandia zebra isolate NMK-2024a linkage group LG6, Mzebra_GT3a, whole genome shotgun sequence.
gcatgaagaggatgatgtggacaaaatactcatttgcctaataattctgcactccctgtacatgaTAGCTGCCATGAATCCTGTGGTTTAAAATACAATAGGAATAACCACATTTCTATTGCTCTGACAAACTGCCCTTTGACCTTAAAGATCTGCATATAAGACAAACACATCAGTCCTACAgcactaaataataaaaacacacaagatTTAAAATTTCCTCATTCCTCAATATATGGACAAAAGTGTGTCTTTTGCCACAACTCATAATCTTtgaattcagatgttttcaCCAGTTGCCACAGGTGTGTAAAATCAAGAACCTAGCCATGTggcctgtttttaaaaagatgacCTTGGTCTTTCCTCCTAGATTTTCCATGATCAGCTGTAAGCGGCATTATTGTAAAGTGGAAGCGTTTACGAACTGCAGCAACTCACAGCCATAAAGTGGCAGACCATGTAAAGGTACAGAGCAGGGTCACCAAGTTGGCATAAAAATCACCTGCACTCTGTGGTTGACTCAGCagctgcagagctccaaacctccACTGGCATTatcatcagcacaaaaactgcagcaGCTCCTGTATGTGGCCCACATTTGCCACATTTTGCTACAGTTTGAATTTACTTCAAATCACCTTAAAAGTTTCAGATGTTGCCAGCAAGAGCCGGTCATACCATACGGTGTAGTTAGTAATTTATTAGGTGACATTTTGGTTTAAAAATATACCGGTATATATGCTATTATTTGGCGTGCCTTCAACAGATCACAGTATTACCTCATAGAACTTTAGTCTTAGCGCACTGATCAGTCCTAACTGCTGCTGGTCCCTTACAAAATAAGAAACAGAGatgctattaaaaaaaagataaaatgatGTAATAGAGCTTGATGTCTTTAAAATGCTTTCCATCagcttttttcatttattcctATTGTTTTTGCTCATGTCCTGCTGTAACAGGACTTTGAACCCTGTCTCACATTTTTGTAACAGCAATAGCCTTTTTTTTCATTGCTACTTTTGCTATTTTGTTATATTatttaaaggaaataaataaaaagtggtCAAAAACCACTAAATGCAAATTGTCTTTTTCCCATGTTTGCCCATAAATTTCCACTGAATCGCAGTTTCTTTATTATTGATGAGTCATTCCGCTGTGTCAACAATGGAGAACCTGCAGTAGACTAGAGCGAGCTTCTATTTACAGTCACATAGATAAACATTAGTTAACTTGTTAAGACAGGTAAAACACTGACTTATTACAGATAGTCCAGAAGCAAATCAAACAAAGATTTGCTAGTTTTGGATATAGGCTACAAGCAACTGAGgactttccttttctttttaacctTAAAGGAAGACATTTCGTTTACAGCAGGAGGCCACAATGAAGTTTGAGAATGTTCTTGCTGATATTAACGGATTTGGAAGATTTCAGATAATGATCATTGTGATCAGTTTCATCGGCCGCTTCACTCTGCCTTGCCACTTCATGCTCAACAATTTCATTGCAGCTGTTCCCTCTCATCACTGTGACATCAGCTCTCTGGATGATGTGGGTATTTTTATGAATTTATCCCAGACAGAGAGGCTTCTTGTTACTATTCCAGTTCAGCAGGATGGGACTCCAAGCTCCTGTCAGATGTTCCAGGAGCCTCAATATCATCTGCTATTTAACACTTCCCACATCACTGATGCGCGTAAAGTGCCGTGCCAGAATGGATGGGTGTACGATAACACTACTTTCAAGTCTACTCTGACCTCAGAGGTGAttcttttgtacttttttttctattgtgaaataaattaaaatgtatttgttcCTAATTATTAAATAATCCCACAACCAAATGTAGAAtagcatcttttttttctttgtacaaGTGGGACTTGGTGTGTGATAGAAGagggaaaaacaaagcaactgCTACCATCTTCTTTGTTGGAGTCATGTTTGGAGCGATGGCCTTTGGCAGCCTGAGCGACAGGTATCAGCGATTTCCAGTGTTCCAgctactgaaaaaaacaaaacaaagattgaGACTTTCTGATTTTTCCATAGGTATGGCAGAAGGATCATGCTGCTGGTATCATACGTGTCTGGGATGGTGTTTGCTGTTGCAAGCGCCTTTTCTACTTCCTACGTGATGTTCATGGTCCTGAGGTTCCTTACTGGCTTCTGCATCACAGGCATCGTCATCGTTTCAGCAGTCCTCAgtgattatttcatttcatcatCTAAACATACACTGTATCCGTTCTTATATCAGCTTCACTTCAGAAGCCACAGAGGAGAAAATATATAATACTATTTCAATGCCATGTTGACTGCTGTGAGCAAGCTTTAAATGTAAtcgcaaaaaaaatcttaaatctattttttttttctagaacAGAGGAGCTTTGCACACATTGATTACACGTAACAGGTCATGATAGCAGGCAGTGTTTAGTCAgtagcaatgttccctctaatttttcatgtgtctaaGCAAacgcacaaactccctgagcggtcccttggaccactgtgagcgacatcagacgtgtgcactgtggtcgcGCCGGCAtctaatccatccaagttacatggtttattaaaataatcaaattacagcatttatgttagactatttttaattaactgctttagcccacttacaatgaaattatttaaaaagaaatcttgttcatgatctgtgtagtatgttaaaactattggaagtaaaaataacttgaactccaattttgaaaacacaactttctaaaaaaaattttttataaagctctgacttgtattatgagtctgagtctgtggtctgggagagagtcctgtaaccctctgtctgcaaaatacagtatataatgaccaatgttgggcaattaattatatagttacttcttcaaaaaagtaactgagttatgcaaacaacaacattttttgctgctgtttacctaaaaatgcagccaaggcgtttttttaaataaacatttcaagctatttacagaacaatcagctgttctgcatcaaatttgatgccacacaaattatttgtgccactccaaaacataatttctgtccactatgagataaaggagccTGAttcctgcaggcctgacaacaggagatgtatcactcctgtaacacctgtaacattcagcagtcgcctcattgttctgacacacacaacaaaactattgactacactacacactaactacacaagatttgcgctaaacgtcgcaaatctctcacatctcaaaacaccgccgtcactcctaaaacttcccccttcctaaacaactgttgccatatcattttttgattggtcgacatggtacatttttccaccaatgggaaagggtggggttttttcgttttccttataaaacgctgtttttacagtttcttcccgcagtaagtataaacaacgatagtattcaggaagaaaaccaaacattgcattttttttaatcacaattctggttttacgtggcctatcaacacgatttaaaaactggtataaagtccacactttttccgtcaattgttctgtctgtcctgctcacatctccaatggttgtccACGTTGTCatttaacgtggcttcactccacatcagccacgccgctttgttagctaaaacaccggtgtcggcacataggacgctgtcatagcctgtcaataacgttgattagctgcgtatatatgaatgtgaatcgcattattggctggactatgggataaggtagcatcgttctaatcccatacgggagcagccagtcactcactgactaacactgcaaaacagaattgttaaagtattaattttaatttcaattcaggtcagattttttttccgtgcgcaacgcagatttacTGTGCGCAGacaccgtgccagcagtgcgcaattgcgcacgcgtgcagcttagagggaacattggtcagTAGTCCTGTGAACTTTTGACTTGCAGTACGAGTAGTGCCGTATGCTTagtaatgtaatttaaaaatgagaagaaaaaaaaagatcaaaatgaGCTGCTGCAGACGCCTGTTCAGCTTCAACTCTGTGGGGGGGACGCAGAGAGAGCACACTGTATTGCAAATTTTTGCATAAAAGACAGAAACTCGTTCCCAAATTACAGTATTATATTGCATTATAGAGGATAGAGGCACCCACTCTCTTTTGGCTTGTGTGCGCGCAACAACATTTTTTCAGCTCATGTAAAAGTTCTTTGAATTGTGTCCCCTCTAAGGCTGCTGATAAGCATCATACTAAAAGCTTTCTTTAATTAAGCTACTTAAGAAATGAATCGACTGCTTGTTTATTTCAGGTGTGGAGTGGGTGGACATTGAACACAGGAAGATTGTGGGAGTGATCGACAGTTTATCCTGGACGTTTGGAAATACAGTGTTTTCACTTATTGCCTATTTTGTGAATGATTGGAGGAGGCTGATAATCAGTGTTACATTACCTTTGATCTTGGCCATCTTCACTTGGAGGTATGACTAAGGCATGTTATCAAACAGAGGCTCATTTCAGTACACTTTAATCGCTTTCACCTGGAAGTCTGTAACTGGTTAACATCCAGCATCGATCTAGtcatggatgagttgaaggacaaacacagattaaaaatattttgcgcaCCGATTTAATAACATAATACTAATGTTGTAATAGTAAAATTTTAAGCACCCCAATTTCTGCCTTTTACAACAAAGCTTAATTTAGAAAATTTAAGCATTGAAATAATTTGATGATTCCTCCGTAACTAAACACTTGCTTGCCACTGCATATATGAAACAAAAAATGGCATGCATATCCTTGCTTGTCCTTGTCCTGATAGATTAGTTATGAAATTAGTTATGAAATTTTAACAAAACTCTGGGATTGTGGCCTTCAAGGGAAGTGATTTTGGGTAAGTGTAGACACTTGACTCTTGAAGGAAGAATAATTAACTGAATACAAAGACTACGTATCTGATGCTTTACAAAACTTGGGACTCAAGGATAAACTGAATAGATCTTGgtggtcaaaggtcaagctCCCTGAAACCTCACAAGTGAAGTTTTGAACTCCTGAAAACTGACAAAACTTgacaaaaatttaaaatgaagcaGTGTGATGACCACAGGGACAGTGAACTGATAAATTTTAGCTGAACCATAATTCTTTATAGTCTGTGACATTTAGATTCTGAATGTATGGTTTCTTCTTATTATCATCCATGTTTGAACCATTGTCTGTTGTCATGGCTTCTGCAATCTgttttattaaaaccagcttCATTGGTCAACTATTAGCTCAAAATCTTCTATCAAGTCTTCACTATGTCTCTCAATCTGAACAGATATTtgagatttgttttattttaaatgctgcaTTGCAATAGGCCTACATATGGgttaaaaatgataataataataattccccCCTAACATTAGGTGGATGCCAGAGTCAGCTAGGTGGCTGATTGCCAATGGAAAGCTGGAGCAAGCTCAGATGTATCTGAAAAACTGTGCCAACATGAATCGGACAGAAGAGTCGATCCACACACTGGAAATAGAGGTTTGTAAGCTCCAGATGGTTAAGTCAAGGGAGCCAAGTAGAGTCCATTATGGTGTTATTATAGGCACTAATTACACACAAAGAAGGTGAACAAAGGCACTAAAGAATACAGTGTATTCTTATCTAAATGTAATCGTAGGTTTTGTTCTGATCTTCACAGCATTGTTGCAAATGGAAGCTTGCCCTCAAATGGCTTTGAATTCTTTCAGACACTATCCACCATTGTTACGACGGAGAAACGAGATCGAACCTACTCTTACCTCGACCTGATTCGGACACCTGAGATGAGGAAACTGGCCCTGCGTACTGGTATATTATGGTCTGCATTCCCAGGGCTTTACAGTGTATTGAATCTTGTGTATAAATTGTAAACCAACAGATTGTTCACTAACGAGCCGCTTCCTTCTCCGTCCCTAGGTTTTGCGTTGCAACTACATTTTACGGCA
Coding sequences within:
- the LOC101486395 gene encoding solute carrier family 22 member 7 encodes the protein MKFENVLADINGFGRFQIMIIVISFIGRFTLPCHFMLNNFIAAVPSHHCDISSLDDVGIFMNLSQTERLLVTIPVQQDGTPSSCQMFQEPQYHLLFNTSHITDARKVPCQNGWVYDNTTFKSTLTSEWDLVCDRRGKNKATATIFFVGVMFGAMAFGSLSDRYGRRIMLLVSYVSGMVFAVASAFSTSYVMFMVLRFLTGFCITGIVIVSAVLSVEWVDIEHRKIVGVIDSLSWTFGNTVFSLIAYFVNDWRRLIISVTLPLILAIFTWRWMPESARWLIANGKLEQAQMYLKNCANMNRTEESIHTLEIETLSTIVTTEKRDRTYSYLDLIRTPEMRKLALRTGILWFCVATTFYGISFKITGFGLNIYLTQFTYALIELPAKLAVLYLLEKIGRRHTMVGTLLMAAICLGINIVIPKEMSVATTVVAIIGKGFSSASFATLVLYSSELYPTVVRQNGMGYNSFMARFGVAVAPMILLLDEVWTELPQVIFCFVAVLGGIVARTLSETRNRCLPETIEDIEQKQ